A stretch of DNA from Patescibacteria group bacterium:
AACTTCCACAAAGCAAAGTCGCGAGGATTCTTTCTTTCGGGATTGACATCTACACGAGCCCCTTCGATGATTCCAGAGTCTCGCAAAGACGACATCTGACCATACTCGGGAAATTTTTTAGTATCGAAGTAAATTCCATCACTTGTTTTGTAGGTTAGACCTTTTTCTTCTAATTGAGAGATGAGACTAATTTGTTCAGGAACGGTATCGGTGGCTTTTTCCCACACAGTTGGGGGAAGCAAGTTGAGCCGTGCCATATCGCTCTTAAACGCCTTGAGGTAGAATTCAGATAATTCCCATGCGGTCATATTTTTTTCGGCAGAGGCTTTCTCTACTTTGTCCATCCCCATGTCACCATCGCCAGTAAGATGTCCCACATCGGTTACATTCATTACTCGTTTTACTTGGTAGCCAAAATAGGTTAATGCTCGAACCAGTAGGTCGTTAAAAATATAGGTACGGAGATTTCCAATATGGGCATAGTTATAAACCGTCGGACCACAGGTATACAACCCTACATGGTTGGGTACAATTGAAACGAATTCCTCTTTTTTTCCCGTAAGCGAGTTGTAAAGTTGCAATTTATTCATAAATTCCTCTAAACCACTAGCTGACGGTTCGACCTTCGAGGGCTCTCTTTAAAGTTGTCTCATCGGCATATTCAATATCCGCCCCCGTCGGCAACCCCCTCCCAATTCGGGTGATTTTGACGCCCTCTATGTTACTAAGCTTTTCTTTGATGTAAAGAGCGGTGGCTTCTCCTTCCAAATCGGGATTAGTGGCAATAATAATTTCTTCTCCCCAAAAAACTCTCTCAACCAGGTCGTCAATAAACAGCTCCTCGGGTCCTATGCCCGCTATTGGATTGATGGATCCATGCAAGACATGATAAACGCCACGATAACCCGATTTTTCAAAAGCCAGTACATCTAACGGGGATTGTACCACCAAAATGGTGTTTTTATCGCGAGTAAGATCGGAGCAAACGGCGCAAATATCGTTTTCCCCAACATTTTTGCAAATGGAGCAGATTTTGGTTTGTTTTAAATTACTAACAGAACTGGAAAACAAATCCAAATCAGCTTGCGGGACGCGCAATAAGTGAAAAGTGAGTCGCTCGGCAGTTTTAGGACCAATTCCAGGCAATTTCTCAAAAGAGTCTTTTAGATTTTGTAAGGGTTTTGGTAACTTCATACAGGAACCTCTCCATCAAACACCTCCCAGGCTTCTTTTGCTTTTGTTGACTCCGACTGCTCGGGTTCTATATTTTTGTCGCTTAAATCCTTTTCTACCGGCAATTTTTTGCCCAACACCACGGCAAGCAAAACCGGTCTACCCAAAATTTCCGATGCGGCATCCTCGACAATTCTACGGCTGGATGGAACCGACAGCCTTTCTTTGTGAAAAGAGTAAAAAGCCTCGACAATTAAACGGTCTTTATCAATCCCCACAATCTTGCAAGAGCGCAGTAGCGCCTCAACCGAGTGGTTTCTAGGTCTTACCGCTTCGTAAAGCGCCTCTTTGGTAAACGGGGCTTTTCCAATTCGATCGGGTACTACCCCTATTGTCTCTTTTTTCGGGGAGACACCCCTAAAGGCATTGGGATCCTGTTTTTGGGGTGTCTCCCCAAAGTACCCGCCCGCCTCCTCTGTTTCTTCTTTCTTAAAATCAACAGTGGCTACTAACAACGGCAAATGTCCCACCGAGGCGTAACGAATCTGCCCTTTTGCCTCCAGAAATTTCTTGATAACAGTTGAAATAAATTCTATTGAGACCTTCTCCAGCCCCTCTTTGGCAAATTCCGTCTCCCCCACCCCCAACTTTTCCATCAGCAATGCTTTCAAAAACTCCAAAAAATTATCCACCCAGTTTTCGGCGGTAATTCCACCTTCAAAAATTTTCTCTAGGTATAAAACCCCCGCTTTAGCATTTCCAGTTGATAAATTTAGAAGAAAATCAATAAATTGATCCGAATCTGATGTAACAACCAAATCGTCCACCGTCACCTTGCCAAAAACCACCTGCTCCAGCATGGTTTCGGAGTCTCTAAAGCCCCCTTGCGAGGCTTGAGCAATTTTTTTAAGGTCGCCATCTGTTAAATCGGGAATTGGCGTTCCCTCTTTTTTTTCGGCAGTGATAATGCGTTCCAGCTTTTTCGTGATATCTATGATGGAAGCCCGCTTAAATTCAAACTTTTGGCATCGGCTTCTGATAGTATCGGGGACTTTTCTACTTTCGGTAGTACACAAAACAAAGACAGCGTGCTTTGGCGGCTCTTCTAGGGTTTTTAAAAGAGCGTTAAAGGCCTCGGCAGTTAACATGTGCACCTCGTCAATAATGTAGACCTTGTATTTTGCTTGAGCGGGCGACAAAATTATGCGATCCCGCAGAGTTCTAATGTCATCTATTCCGCGGTTGCTGGCGGCGTCAATTTCTATCACATCAATAAAACTGCCGTTTTCGATAGCTTTACAGGTTGGACATTCTCCGCAGGGATCGTGTTTATCGGGGTCGAACCCCAATGAAAGATCGGGTGCCTTCTTAGGGGTTCGACCCCTATGTTCCCCAATGTTTTCGCAATTCAATGCCTTCGCCAAAAGCCTTGCCATTGTCGTCTTTCCCGACCCCCGAGGTCCATAAAAAAAGTAGGCGTGGGCAAAGTTTTTTGTCGCGATCGCCGAAAGAATTGCTGTTGACAGCGATGCAGAACCTAAAAACTCGCTAAAATTTTTGGGGCGGTATTTGGTATAGAACACCCTATAATTATTAACACGCCTTGGATTTTTAGCAACCTCTTGTTTAAAATCGTAATTTGTTATAATCTTTAACCAACTAAATTTAACATCAAAGGAGGTCGTATTTTAAAAAACCATGGTAAAAATAAATATTGAATCGGGTGAGACGATTGAGCAAGCGCTAAGGCGTTTTAATCGCATTATCCAAGAAGAGGGAATTATTGACGAAGTCAAAGAAAGGCAGTTTTACATCAAGCCTTCTGTGACAAGACGACTCAAAGACAAAGAAAAATTAGCTAAAATTAAAAGGGACAAGAGATACAATAGGTAAATGCTTCTAGAAACACTTAAAACCAACCTGCTCGAATCTTTCGGGGAGACACCCCTAAAGGCAAGGAATTGTTTTGGGGTGTCTCCCCTAAATCCCCATAAATTCCTCTAAATTCCTTTAAAGATTGGGTTCTTTACAATTCTTTCGAACACTCTTTGCAATTCCTCTAACTCCTCGGGGTTAAAATCGTTTAGCACAAAATCCTCGGCTTTTTGTTCGTGATGATTGTAGTGATGTGGCGCCACCCCAATTCTTATTCTCCAAAAGTCCCTTGTGCCTAATTCTTCGATGATTGATAAAACTCCTTTGTGACCGCTAGCGCTAACTCCAAAGGAAATTTTGAACTTACCCAAGGGAATATCCATATCGTCATGGACAATGACAAAGTCATCATTGGGGTCGAACCCCAATACACCTGCCCGCAACGCTTCGCGTAGCGAGGCGGGCGGGGGATCGAATGCATTTTTCATAGGGGTTCGACCCCTTAGATCATCCAGTCCCTGACGGGACGATCCCGAAGTAAAGCGGAGGGTTCGTCCCGAATGAGAATGTCTCCCCAAAATTCTTAAAACTTCTCCTCCCGACTGGTTCATAAAACAGTTGGTTTTAATGCCTTTTTCACCCGAAAAACAGTTTAAAAAATCCGCAAACAGATGACCCGCATTATGGCGAGTCTTTTCATATTTTCTCTCTTTATTCCCCAAACCAATTATAAGCATAGCTTCTGAGCTAACTATCTCCTTCATGATGCACCCCCAACAAATGCTTCACCCCATGCTCCACCAACCGCGCTACTTCTTGTTCCAACGACTGATGATTTTCCAACGCTTGGGTAGAGGCTTTGTCTAAGTTGACAATTACATCCCCCAAATAATATCTTCCATCGGGCAGTTCTTCGTTCATGTTAAAAGACAAAACATCTGTCGCATAGTCACGCTTGAGGTGTTTTTTATTGAGCTGGTGAATTTCCTTATCCCCCACAAGGGATATATTTATGAATGTATTTTTACGCATATTGGCTTTTTTCGGGGAGACACCCCAAAACCATCCCTTGCCTTTAGGGGTGTCTCCCCAAAAGATTCTTCTCTTTTCTTTACTTCCGCCCCCCCCTGCCTAAGCGACTTTTCTGACACAATTATCCTCGTGGGACAACCAATGAGGTCGGCGTCCTTTATCTTTACCGCTAAAGATTCTTCGCGGTCATCTAGCAACGCATCGTTTCCTTCGCTAATCAACTTAGCATACAAAACATTAGACTGCTTGACAGCTTCGGGGTGATTGTTATCACAAAGAATATGGTATTTAAATGGGGCAATATTTTCGGGCCAGATAATTCCGTTTTCGTCGTGACATAACTCCACAATGGTTCCCATTAACCTACCTACTCCAATACCATAAGCCCCAGCAATTACTGGCTTCTTTGAGCCGTCTTCGTCTGTAAAGAACAACCTCATGGGTTCGGTAAATCTAGTTCCCTGTTTAAAAATGTTCCCAACCTCAATGGAATTAACAAATTCTGCTGTTTTGTCTTTTTCTTTCCGGGTGACACCCCTAAAGGCATTTGTCTGTTTTGGGGTGTCACCCGAAAAACCTTCCTCTCCATAGATCTCTTTATTAATTGCAGTACCCTTTTCTTTGTCAATGTATATCCTATCTTCTCCCGCCTCACAAACAGTTTGATATTCGTGGGAATATTTACTAAAAGATCCCCCACTTGCCAAAGTAAAATATGTTTTCTCCCCAATTCCCAGTCGGTCAAAAATTTTAGTATAGGCTTGCTTTGCTAATTCGTAAAATTCATCTAGTTGAGAATCATCCGCAGTAAAGGAATACAGATCTTTCATCATAAATTCGCGAGTGCGAAGCAATCCACCTTGAGCCCTTTTTTCGTTGCGGTATTTTGTCTGAAATTGATACACAAAACATGGCAAGTCTTTATAAGAATTAATATGACTTGTCATAAGTCTTGCCAAGGGCTCTTCGTGGGTAAATGAAAGCCCCACCTCTGAACCGTTGACAAGTTTTGTTTTAAACCATGAGTCCACTACTTTGTCATCCCAACGCCCGCTAGCCTTCCACACTGCTGGATCCTGCAAACTACTCATTAAAATCTCTTGGCCCCCAATGGCATTCATTTCTTCTCGAATGATCTGGATGATTTTATTGAGAACAATCAGACCTAAAGGCAAAAAGCTATACACCCCCGCCATTTCTTTATGGATAAAACCCCCGCGGATGAGCAATTTGGCGTTAATGCTAGTTTCGTCTTTAGGCGTCTCTCTTTTGGTTTTGGTAAATAACTTTGTTTGGTGCATTTTCTTATATTTTCCTAAACTTCTTCTTATCAAATTAGACTAATTAGTCAAATTAGTCAAATTAGACCAATTCTTTAATTAGACCGATTTGTTTTTGTAATCTAAACGCTTTTTAAACAGGTTTTCTCTAAATCCCCCATTTTTTACAAATTCCTCTTCTAACGACCTATAAAAATTATCTAGTAAATAGGTTTCTTTGTAGATCAAACAAACCATTATGTTTGCAGAGTCTTCTGGTTTTTCCAAAGACAAATTGCACCAATTGGTCAAATTGGACAAATTAGTCGAATTTGCAACTTCTTCTTTAAAAGAACGAATTTTTAAAACACGGGGGTCGTTTTTATCCCAAAGGGTAAGTTTGTTAATACGCAAAAAATCTTTGTAATCTTCTAGCAATTCACCAAAACTGGCGCGAGCAACGCTAACAAGTTTTAATTTGCTTTCACAACTTTTCTCTAAAACACCTTCCACAATGTTCTGTTTGCAACTCCTTGCTGCTTGAACCATTTGTTCTACAGTTCTTTTAAATGCAAAGGTTTTTAAATATTTTTGGCAAAACGCATCGTTGGCATCGTAAATTGTTGTTGCTAGCCTGTAAACTAACAAATTTTCGTATTTTTGCATTTTTAAACCCCCTCCTTAAACTTCTGCCAGGTTTTTTGCAGGTGCAGGATTTTGTACCTTACTGTTAGATAGGATTTTATAATTTCGGAATGTGACTGGCTGTCCAAGACAGGGGCAACTCCGGCACCGGGACGGACAAGATCTCTAAACAACTCCAAATGCACCACCGCTAAATTACAATTTAGCATCGCAAGCTCCAAAGTTTCTTGAGACCCTTTAAAATCGTCAAAACGGATTGAGTGAGCTTTAGCTATGAGACGAGGTAAATCCACTACATATTTTATCAGGGGGTTTTTAATCAATTCCTCAAGTAGTGGCGTGGTCTGACAATCATTGACAGCCTTTACCACCATAACCCCATTTGCCAGAAGTTTTTGGTAAATTTCTAAATCCTGAAAACTTTTAACCGGTCTTCTTGGGTAGTATTTAATCATAGTTTTACAATTTACCTGGTCTTACCTCAATAACCTTCTTCTCCTCCTCATTGATATGGTATTTACCTTCTATCGTAGTTACCGTCTTCCTTCTTCTTGTTTTAGACGGTTTATACAAAACATGCAAGGGATAAAATTCAAAATAGTCTTTTTCATCAAACCAGGCGCATTTAAATTCAAACAGTCGTAATCCCGTCAACCGTGAGAGCGCCATCGCGTATATGGTAAGTTGGTCAATTGGCTGTTCTTTGGCGGCGTTGGGCTTGTAATCTAGGATATGAATTTGCCCATTACGAATTTGAACGAGGTCTATGTGTCCGGTAATAAGCTTTGGGAGCCCAGTGCCGACATTGCTTATATCTTCTGATCCTTGTCCCATTGCCGGTGTTGCACCTTGCTTCTGCAAATCGTCCCTATCGGGACTTTGTGACTGGCTGACCGTCCCGGTGCCGACATTGCCCCTATCTTCTGATCCCTGTCCCTCCCTTACCGAAATTTTGTTAAAAATCTCGAAGCCAAGTTGTGTCTGCATATGCAACAAATCCTCGCGAGTGATGTAAACTGGCACTTCGGTTGCCACGGTCACGGAGTCGTTGAATAAAAAGAATTTTTGCACCGCCTCGTGTCGCATAGTACGAGCTTTGACACTTTGTAAGATGAATTGGCATAATTTAACAGCATAGTTGACTTTACTGCGAACAATCATCTGCTTTTTGGAAAATGTGATGGGCGCCTCCGATGCCCTACATCCGCCCTCGCTGGCAAAGTATTGATGGGGGCATTCCGAAGGCACAAGTTCCAAAAATTCTTTTAAGGGGGCAAATTTG
This window harbors:
- a CDS encoding PD-(D/E)XK nuclease family protein, whose translation is MESKKPIYDTFCCPYCQSKSFVRRGFRQKKYEKIQLYLCQSCGRTFTPQKNLGKHYPLETVFNALSLYNLGHSLEGTCTIINSKPETLNPKQTQNMNAQNTKQKDLEHSNLENLDLSRISNLDIRFSLQPSTVSAWLMEFGEYCKYQRMREFVVKKYEPKNTVVTATLAHRQLYRYRFHRAKCALMIQEEYAHRKFAPLKEFLELVPSECPHQYFASEGGCRASEAPITFSKKQMIVRSKVNYAVKLCQFILQSVKARTMRHEAVQKFFLFNDSVTVATEVPVYITREDLLHMQTQLGFEIFNKISVREGQGSEDRGNVGTGTVSQSQSPDRDDLQKQGATPAMGQGSEDISNVGTGLPKLITGHIDLVQIRNGQIHILDYKPNAAKEQPIDQLTIYAMALSRLTGLRLFEFKCAWFDEKDYFEFYPLHVLYKPSKTRRRKTVTTIEGKYHINEEEKKVIEVRPGKL
- a CDS encoding aminoacyl-tRNA hydrolase gives rise to the protein MKEIVSSEAMLIIGLGNKERKYEKTRHNAGHLFADFLNCFSGEKGIKTNCFMNQSGGEVLRILGRHSHSGRTLRFTSGSSRQGLDDLRGRTPMKNAFDPPPASLREALRAGVLGFDPNDDFVIVHDDMDIPLGKFKISFGVSASGHKGVLSIIEELGTRDFWRIRIGVAPHHYNHHEQKAEDFVLNDFNPEELEELQRVFERIVKNPIFKGI
- the rpsU gene encoding 30S ribosomal protein S21, coding for MVKINIESGETIEQALRRFNRIIQEEGIIDEVKERQFYIKPSVTRRLKDKEKLAKIKRDKRYNR
- the recR gene encoding recombination mediator RecR codes for the protein MKLPKPLQNLKDSFEKLPGIGPKTAERLTFHLLRVPQADLDLFSSSVSNLKQTKICSICKNVGENDICAVCSDLTRDKNTILVVQSPLDVLAFEKSGYRGVYHVLHGSINPIAGIGPEELFIDDLVERVFWGEEIIIATNPDLEGEATALYIKEKLSNIEGVKITRIGRGLPTGADIEYADETTLKRALEGRTVS
- a CDS encoding four helix bundle suffix domain-containing protein, with translation MQKYENLLVYRLATTIYDANDAFCQKYLKTFAFKRTVEQMVQAARSCKQNIVEGVLEKSCESKLKLVSVARASFGELLEDYKDFLRINKLTLWDKNDPRVLKIRSFKEEVANSTNLSNLTNWCNLSLEKPEDSANIMVCLIYKETYLLDNFYRSLEEEFVKNGGFRENLFKKRLDYKNKSV
- a CDS encoding prolyl-tRNA synthetase, with protein sequence MHQTKLFTKTKRETPKDETSINAKLLIRGGFIHKEMAGVYSFLPLGLIVLNKIIQIIREEMNAIGGQEILMSSLQDPAVWKASGRWDDKVVDSWFKTKLVNGSEVGLSFTHEEPLARLMTSHINSYKDLPCFVYQFQTKYRNEKRAQGGLLRTREFMMKDLYSFTADDSQLDEFYELAKQAYTKIFDRLGIGEKTYFTLASGGSFSKYSHEYQTVCEAGEDRIYIDKEKGTAINKEIYGEEGFSGDTPKQTNAFRGVTRKEKDKTAEFVNSIEVGNIFKQGTRFTEPMRLFFTDEDGSKKPVIAGAYGIGVGRLMGTIVELCHDENGIIWPENIAPFKYHILCDNNHPEAVKQSNVLYAKLISEGNDALLDDREESLAVKIKDADLIGCPTRIIVSEKSLRQGGAEVKKREESFGETPLKARDGFGVSPRKKPICVKIHS
- the dnaX gene encoding DNA polymerase III subunit gamma/tau, whose protein sequence is MFYTKYRPKNFSEFLGSASLSTAILSAIATKNFAHAYFFYGPRGSGKTTMARLLAKALNCENIGEHRGRTPKKAPDLSLGFDPDKHDPCGECPTCKAIENGSFIDVIEIDAASNRGIDDIRTLRDRIILSPAQAKYKVYIIDEVHMLTAEAFNALLKTLEEPPKHAVFVLCTTESRKVPDTIRSRCQKFEFKRASIIDITKKLERIITAEKKEGTPIPDLTDGDLKKIAQASQGGFRDSETMLEQVVFGKVTVDDLVVTSDSDQFIDFLLNLSTGNAKAGVLYLEKIFEGGITAENWVDNFLEFLKALLMEKLGVGETEFAKEGLEKVSIEFISTVIKKFLEAKGQIRYASVGHLPLLVATVDFKKEETEEAGGYFGETPQKQDPNAFRGVSPKKETIGVVPDRIGKAPFTKEALYEAVRPRNHSVEALLRSCKIVGIDKDRLIVEAFYSFHKERLSVPSSRRIVEDAASEILGRPVLLAVVLGKKLPVEKDLSDKNIEPEQSESTKAKEAWEVFDGEVPV
- the ybeY gene encoding rRNA maturation RNase YbeY, producing MRKNTFINISLVGDKEIHQLNKKHLKRDYATDVLSFNMNEELPDGRYYLGDVIVNLDKASTQALENHQSLEQEVARLVEHGVKHLLGVHHEGDS